Genomic window (Ctenopharyngodon idella mitochondrion, complete genome):
TTTAAGTCCATAACCCCCTTATGACACCAGTACATTTTAGCTTTAGCTCAGCATTCATCTTAGGACTAATGGGATTAGCATTCCATCGCACCCATTTACTCTCCGCACTTCTCTGCTTGGAGGGAATAATACTATCCCTATTTATTGCATTAGCCCTATGGGCTTTACAGTTTGAATCAACAAGCTTCTCCGCAGCCCCAATATTGTTACTAGCTTTCTCCGCCTGCGAAGCAAGTACGGGCCTCGCACTCCTAGTAGCCACAGCCCGAACCCACGGAACCGACCGCCTACAAAACCTTAATCTCCTGCAATGTTAAAAGTACTAATTCCTACCATTATATTATTCCCAACAATCTGATTAACTTCCCCCAAATGACTATGAACAACCACAACCACACATAGCCTCCTAATTGCCCTTATTAGCCTCACATGATTAAAATGAACATCAGAAACCGGATGGACTATATCCAATTCATATTTAGCCACAGATCCACTATCAACCCCTCTCTTAGTTCTGACATGCTGACTTCTCCCACTAATAATTCTAGCTAGCCAAAACCACATTAACCCTGAGCCAATTAGCCGACAACGCTTATATATTACACTTCTTGCCTCACTACAAATATTCCTAATTATAGCATTCGGTGCCACCGAAATCATTATATTCTATATCATATTTGAAGCCACGCTCATCCCCACCCTTATCATCATCACTCGATGAGGAAATCAAGCCGAGC
Coding sequences:
- the ND4L gene encoding NADH dehydrogenase subunit 4L codes for the protein MTPVHFSFSSAFILGLMGLAFHRTHLLSALLCLEGMMLSLFIALALWALQFESTSFSAAPMLLLAFSACEASTGLALLVATARTHGTDRLQNLNLLQC